The genomic window GTTGAAATTCAGAGCGCGAGCCAGGCTTGGGTTCAGCGTGAAGCCGACCGCGTGAAGTGCCCGATTGGGCCGCGTAGGGAGCAAGTCGGGCATCGGAGAACATAGGTGGCAATCTAAAAACAGTTTCTAAATACTGGCTCGCAAGCAAGCGAGTAAGGTCTCTTTTGGCACGCCTGTAATAATCGGCGCACCTAAGGGCTTGAGTAAAATAAACTTGATTTGCCCATTCTCATTTTTCTTATCGACTTCCATCAGTTCCAGCCAGCGACTCTCACCCAAATCAGGTGCGATGCTAGGCAAACCAGCAGCTTCAACCAATTTTTGCACTCTGATCTTACTGACGTAATCGATATACCCCATACGGCAAGATAAATCAGCCGCCATCACCATGCCACAACCGACCGCTTCACCGTGCAGCCATTTACCATAGCCCAAACCAGATTCAATCGCGTGCGCAAAGGTGTGCCCAAAATTGAGTATGGCACGCAAACCGCCTTCGCGCTCATCCTGGCGCACCACATCGGCTTTGATCTCGCAAGAGCGCGAAATCGCATACGCCAGAGACTCCGGGTCTTTACTGCGTAACTGAAGAATATGCGACTCTATCCACTCAAAAAACGCGGCATCGATAATTGCACCGTGTTTGATTACTTCAGCTAAGCCGGCTGATAATTCACGATCGGGTAAGGTATTGAGCGTGGCGGTGTCGGCAATCACTGCCTGCGGCTGATAAAACGCGCCTATCATATTTTTGCCGAGCGGGTGATTGATGCCGGTCTTACCACCGACCGAAGAATCCACCTGTGACAGTAAGGTCGTCGGGATTTGCACGAAGGGCACACCGCGCATATACGAGGCTGCCGCAAAACCCGTCATATCACCGATCACCCCACCGCCTAAGGCGAGTAAGGTGATTTTTCTATCGCATTTAGCCTCCAGCAAGGCATCAAAAATCAACATCAGGCTAGCCCAGGTTTTATGCTCCTCGCCATCCGGCAAGATAATGCTGATGACTTGCTTACCCAAGTCACGCAAGCGTTCTTCCAGCGCAGCCAAATATAAAGGTGCGACCACGGTATTAGTCACAACCGCCACCCGCTGACCCTTGATATGCTGACGCAATACATCGCTAGAGGCCAGTAATGAAGCACCGATCGCGATCGGATAACTGCGTTCGCCGAGTTCGACTCTAAGGGTTTGGAAAGAAGCTTGTTGCTGCATGAGTAAAACGTTTTCTGAAGAGAGCGCACCCGGTATGAATGCCAGTTGCGTCAAAATGGATTGCACAAGAAATTGTACATTGGGTCTACCGGTCTCTATCACCAAATGGGCAATTTGCTGATACAGAGGTTCGCGTTGCGCTTCAAGTTCTTCTAGCTTTTTGCGCGGATCAGCGGTGCGTAACAGCGGTCGATTTTTATCGTGACGGGTGCGCTGCAAAATACTGTTGATGCCAGCACGTAAGTAGATAACGGTACCGCGCTCATGCAAAAAGCGGCGACTAGCCTCATCGAGGATAGCACCGCCGCCTGTTGCCAAAACCACGCCGTCTTGCGCAGTCAGATCTTTAACCACTTCTGCTTCACGTTGGCGAAAACTCGCCTCACCCTCGACTTCAAAAATCACAGGAATCGAGACCCCGGTACGGGCCTCAATTTCATGATCAGTATCAATAAAGCGTTTGTTGAGTTTTTTCGCCAGAGCCCGGCCAACCGTAGTTTTGCCCGAGCCCATGAGACCTACTAGAAAAATGCTGCCTTGCATCTAAAACCTTATAAATCGTCGTTCAGCATAAAATAGTAAAACTGTTTTTTTATGGATAAATAACATTAACGGCAAAAGTAGTTGTGTTACCTAATGGTGTTTTCAATTCAATAATTGCCCTACCGGTACCAGTTGCACATCCGGTCACTGGAGTAAGTGTAATCGAATGCGAAGTCCCCGTTTGACTCACTGTTGCTGGTGCTGACACTTTTGCCGGCAATGCAACTCCCGTGACATTCGTTCCAGTCACAGTTATAGCTGTATCTGGAGGCATAGGATAACCAAAATCATCAGCAACTGTTACATCAAACGTTTTCGCCACACAAGAGGAAAAAGTCCACGGTGAAAGTAGACCCGTAATTGTTCCATAAGAAGCGCTATTAACAATTTGTGTTGATTGTTGTAAAGATTCTGTGCCGTTTGTAGTTGTTGCAATGATAGTGACCAATGAACGAAATGGAGCCTGACTAACCCAGGTAACCGAGCACGAACCATTTTTAGTGAGACATCGCGCGGTAGCTTTTGTACCCTCGTCGCCAATAATTGCACCACCATCCGTCGTAAATACGATAGGAATACCATCTGCGACTACACCGCCATCCGCATCCGCCAGATAGGCGGAAACTTTATCCAGCACACCAATATGATTCCTGCCCTCGACACCAGTTTTTTCTGGACCTATGGAAAAGCGTGATGCACTAGGCAAACCCGTTGTCACCGCAACCGTATCAGATTTTGTAAATATAGCAGTGCCATCAACTGTGGCGGTAACGGCGACCGAAACTGGCGTGTCGCCAGAATTTACGGCTACCGTTATTTTACCAGCAGGATCTGTGAACCCAGAGTTTGCACCTAAAACTACCGGAGTGTTTGCAGGTATTGAAAAATTCACTTTAACATTAGAAATTCCTAAATCTGTTTTATCAACCACGGAAAATGTCAATATAGCAACTTCTGATCTTCCGTTACCACCCGCCCCCTTGATGACAATAGAAGTATCAGCTGGAACGGCAGAGATAAATTTTATTGAAGTGGGAGTAGCGTTAGCTGGCGCCTTCACCTCAAACGTTACACTCTTAGTTATTGCCGTAGTACCAACAGCCACAGCCGATGCTGTTAAAGTACCTGCACCTGTACCGGTCGCAGCTTTCAAGCCCATCGTTGCAACGCCATCACTACCAGTTAATGCGGTACCAGAAGTTGCAGATAATGCCGCGATTGTTCCGTCCAAGCTAAAAGTTACCAAAA from Undibacterium parvum includes these protein-coding regions:
- the aroKB gene encoding bifunctional shikimate kinase/3-dehydroquinate synthase AroKB, producing the protein MQGSIFLVGLMGSGKTTVGRALAKKLNKRFIDTDHEIEARTGVSIPVIFEVEGEASFRQREAEVVKDLTAQDGVVLATGGGAILDEASRRFLHERGTVIYLRAGINSILQRTRHDKNRPLLRTADPRKKLEELEAQREPLYQQIAHLVIETGRPNVQFLVQSILTQLAFIPGALSSENVLLMQQQASFQTLRVELGERSYPIAIGASLLASSDVLRQHIKGQRVAVVTNTVVAPLYLAALEERLRDLGKQVISIILPDGEEHKTWASLMLIFDALLEAKCDRKITLLALGGGVIGDMTGFAAASYMRGVPFVQIPTTLLSQVDSSVGGKTGINHPLGKNMIGAFYQPQAVIADTATLNTLPDRELSAGLAEVIKHGAIIDAAFFEWIESHILQLRSKDPESLAYAISRSCEIKADVVRQDEREGGLRAILNFGHTFAHAIESGLGYGKWLHGEAVGCGMVMAADLSCRMGYIDYVSKIRVQKLVEAAGLPSIAPDLGESRWLELMEVDKKNENGQIKFILLKPLGAPIITGVPKETLLACLRASI